The sequence below is a genomic window from Candidatus Bathyarchaeota archaeon.
ATCCACATTGAAAGCTCAAGCGGCCAAAACGTGGTAACCTTCCAAACCTCAAAGACGTTTCAGTCCGTGGTGGTCTGCACATCTTCGCTGTCTCAGGGTTCCTCATACAGCCTCTATCTGGGGGGAAGTTGCAGCGGCACTCTCAAAGACGGTGTGTACAGCAGCGGAACCTACAGCGGCGGAACCCTATACACGACCTTTACTCAGTCAAGTACGGTTACCAGCATGGGCAGCCAGGGCGGTATGCATCCGTAAACCCATCCATCTTTTTATTTTCTATATTTAGTTAATCCTGCGGTCCCTACGTTTAGCCGTGTAACATTTGGTGGTTTGCTTGAGGAATCATAAGCCAAGATGCCATTGTAGACGCAGACACCAAAGCAGTTGTTCCCCAAATCCTCAGGCAGATTAGGCACAGAAGCAATCTCTTCCAAAAAAATTGAACTACTGCTTATTTGGCTCAATTGCCTGTCGAAGACTAAGTTTTCATGACGGGATTCTGTTTAGGCAAAGCCTTTTTGTTCCAGCTGCTGCTTTCTGCAGATAACAAATTTCCCAATTGCTTCCTGGAATCCGATAGATGTGGGGAATAAACCGCTGATGTAGCTGGGCAGAACCTGGTTGTATTTAACTTCCAAAATGATGCCTTGCTGCTCCTGCGCCGTCATGCCGAAGCAGTCTTTACTAAAGAAGTCCCTGTATCCCAGAGAAGTCCGCAGTTGAGTGTCAAAAGTGATGCGTACTGTGCCAACCTTTTGGATGTATGCTTCACGTTCATACGCTACAATGACGGCTGGCCGCATTTGGCTGCAGCGCGTCTCCAAATAGAAGTCTTTAAGCAAAGCGTTTTCGGTGTCAGCTAAGAAATCAAAGTTGCTTTCGATCAGTAGGTCTGCTTGCTGACGGGTGATTCGGGTGCTTTCTTTTAGCATGTAGGCGCCGACTTTGGTTTTGCGCTCAAACTTTATCAGGGCGTCACTTCGGTTGTAGATGCGCAGCCTATACTTCTTGCGCTTATAGATTCCTGCTTCCTTATCACTAAAAGAGGACCCATTGAAGTCATCAAAGTATAAACTCCGCACATTATAGCCAGCGCCGCCCTGCATGTTAGGATCACGGCTCAAAGTGATTGCCAGTTTCCTCTGCAGAATCCGGTAATCGAGGGGGCTCACTTCGTATTTGAGTTCGTGTCTTAGCTGGGGCTTAGCATCTAATTCCAGAATCTCTGTTGCCTCCTTGTTTTTTCATTTTTCCATACCCAGATTAGCTTTAGGTAAACTGTGTTAGTTGGCGTCTGAGGTGTAACTCATGATTGAGGCATCCTTGACGCCACGGATCTTTAGCAGTTCATCGATTTTGGGCACGTCTTTGGTGTTTATGCGAACTTCGCCCATTAACTCTACGCCGTCGCTGCTTACGGTTCGGGATTTAATTTTGTATTTGGGCAGCGCTGCCTGCACGGATGCTTCTGCTTCGCTGCTGTAGTGGACCACCAGCAGGTAGGGGTCTGGACCGGTGAGTTTGGCTTTCTCCAGCACAATCAGCATAGCAGCTATCACGGGCACACCGATTATGGCGACGATGTAGAGTCCGGCACCGCAGATTATGCCCACCGTTATGGTCCAGAAGGTGAAGACGATGTCTTTTGGGTCTTTGATGGCGGTTCGGAACCGAATGATGCTCAGCGCCCCTATCATGCCTAGGGATAATGCGACGTTTGAGCTGATTGGCAGCACAACAAGAGTCACCACCAGCCCCGTTAAGACTAAGCCTATGTTGAATTGCCTGTTGTAGACGACGCCTTTGTAGGTTTTGCGGTAAATGTAGAATATAACCAAGTTTATCAGGAAAGACATCACTAGAGCGATAACTACGCGGTCAACTGTCAGGGTCTCGTAGGTTGCTGAGGGTGTTAGGAAATCGGTGATTAACTGCTGCAAATCCGTCATTTCGATTCACTACTTTGGTTTTGAGCAAAATGCCGCTATATAGATTAAATAGTTTTTACAGGATTATACCCAAATTATTTCTAAATCGCCCTCAAACCCAAACAAAATTTGCAGCTAACCAGTCTATGCTTGCCGTCTCCACTTATGCCCGGATTTGGCGTTTTTTCCTTAACCTTTAAATGTGCCGTTAAGCGCTTGCTTGTCGGTGAGGAGAGCCTGTGAAGACGGCTTAGGAGCCCCTCTCCCTTCTAATTTGGGGTTTCCTGGGTCGTTGGAGTAGGAACAGACTCACCATTTTTCATAATATTTATCGTAACTCAACTTATCTTAAATAGTAAGCCATCCCTTAGTAGATAACCAGTTAGCTGGTGGCACTAAGTGAACATACGCAAAATCTCAAGCCTAACAAGCCTTTTACTTATCGCATTATTGATGGTCAGCAGCAACCTAGCTGCAGCCAACACAATCACAGCAGCAAACAACAATCAAACCCCCCCTATTTGCCAGCAGAACTTAACAAGCATCAACCACCCCGGCGAAATCCAAAACGCCGCTTCACTGGACA
It includes:
- a CDS encoding polyphosphate polymerase domain-containing protein is translated as MELDAKPQLRHELKYEVSPLDYRILQRKLAITLSRDPNMQGGAGYNVRSLYFDDFNGSSFSDKEAGIYKRKKYRLRIYNRSDALIKFERKTKVGAYMLKESTRITRQQADLLIESNFDFLADTENALLKDFYLETRCSQMRPAVIVAYEREAYIQKVGTVRITFDTQLRTSLGYRDFFSKDCFGMTAQEQQGIILEVKYNQVLPSYISGLFPTSIGFQEAIGKFVICRKQQLEQKGFA
- a CDS encoding DUF4956 domain-containing protein, which produces MTDLQQLITDFLTPSATYETLTVDRVVIALVMSFLINLVIFYIYRKTYKGVVYNRQFNIGLVLTGLVVTLVVLPISSNVALSLGMIGALSIIRFRTAIKDPKDIVFTFWTITVGIICGAGLYIVAIIGVPVIAAMLIVLEKAKLTGPDPYLLVVHYSSEAEASVQAALPKYKIKSRTVSSDGVELMGEVRINTKDVPKIDELLKIRGVKDASIMSYTSDAN